The following coding sequences lie in one Arachis ipaensis cultivar K30076 chromosome B05, Araip1.1, whole genome shotgun sequence genomic window:
- the LOC107643214 gene encoding uncharacterized protein LOC107643214 isoform X4 has translation MVITPPQIVNTDKPVEDVSVKPIAIICTAKGDIAETDTHTPAMHPTSDSGVMPKCKASEESDTGLPNDQNKNIVNHNENNACDEANIGADKLSGIEGNKFSAISAGQVDQRPLDGSLPQSDAAKPSMERNPSPSRCSHEDTAKGSGVPGTNIASSSRGPLEKLESTAENDLRTLSGAAACKGIKRKSPDAELMRLHDKTLAVLQSPCNSKIHMTINKGKEKSLSDGGANVRLSMEDEDSHSSVESCNSGGFFTSCKKRCHFQQQLMIGSKRVKKQIQETSGSKSYAKQDSSFMNWISNMVKGFSQSVQNESNMLALTLANPDHQNVAPDESLIAFNANQDPEPKNTGFKSIFQAIYCPTLKNEVGKRMPQVGEGCEDLEPGNMMHGIEATPITCCAENNKSEASSGRDNAGPSSQPTVKPLSYFHSHESIKNDTMENKNCSILGLSKDKEEMVSDTSATRHNTNNTDNVYSNPLSERKGTDNIFNRSDALRSLWITRFSPKLPAPLTTSERGGSQVPSTNVSKLPNSDKHISYLNNCKTEETREHSPDNAEARTAFEEDSDHKSKHQFIPFSSSSGFRNSEPMASMFAKRLGAIKHIIPTKRTDSTTQVHFFCLFCGTRGHQLADCSDIAESDVEDLQKNVTSYGGYSHRGLEEPPCLCFKCFQSNHWAISCPTSISKRKHVPEVKALVNDSFPTGKHVSSSNEGSARLRPGGDDQIFSSRPIDAETVHQGKRSFNLKRKLNEIAPSMIGFCASLEKYCSSSTEENKFKENPIISPPRLSKRQISNIPKGISEAVRSLRLSRTDILKWISGDRSISNLDGFFLRLRLGKWEEGLGGTGYHVASINEGHDQSSEQNTRKSLSVNVGGIKCMVESQFISNHDFLEEEIMEWWSTKSEADTGVPSEEDLIQKIERKKLLGL, from the exons ATGGTTATCACTCCACCACAAATTGTAAACACTGATAAGCCGGTTGAAGATGTTTCTGTAAAACCTATAGCTATCATATGTACTGCCAAAGGTGATATTGCTGAAACAGATACTCATACTCCCGCTATGCATCCAACAAGTGATTCAGGTGTCATGCCAAAGTGTAAAGCCTCTGAAGAAAGTGATACAG GCTTGCCGAATGATCAAAACAAGAATATAGTGAATCATAATGAGAACAATGCTTGTGATGAAGCCAACATTGGAGCTGATAAATTATCTGGGATAGAGGGAAACAAATTTTCTGCTATTTCAG CAGGTCAGGTTGACCAAAGGCCATTGGATGGTTCATTACCTCAATCAGATGCGGCAAAACCAAGCATGGAGCGAAATCCTTCGCCAAGCAGGTGTTCCCATGAAGACACAGCTAAAGGCTCTGGTGTTCCAGGGACTAATATAGCATCTTCCAGCAGAGGCCCTCTAGAAAAACTGGAATCAACTGCGGAGAATGATTTAAGAACTCTCAGTGGTGCTGCTGCTTGTAAGGGGATTAAAAGGAAATCTCCTGATGCCGAACTGATGCGGCTACATGATAAGACTCTTGCAGTTTTGCAGTCTCCATGTAATAGCAAAATTCATATGACAATAAACAAGGGAAAAGAGAAGTCCTTATCGGATGGGGGAGCAAATGTAAGATTATCAATGGAGGATGAGGACAGTCATTCAAGCGTTGAAAGCTGCAACAGCGGTGGTTTTTTCACCAGTTGTAAGAAGAGATGTCACTTTCAACAACAGTTAATGATTGGGAGTAAGAGAGTCAAAAAGCAAATCCAAGAAACTTCTGGTTCTAAGTCCTATGCTAAACAGGATAGCTCATTCATGAACTGGATTTCAAACATGGTGAAAGGATTTTCGCAATCAGTTCAAAATGAATCAAACATGTTGGCACTCACCCTGGCAAATCCAGATCATCAAAATGTAGCACCTGATGAGAGTCTTATTGCATTCAATGCCAATCAAGATCCGGAGCCAAAAAATACTGGATTCAAATCCATTTTTCAGGCCATATATTGTCCAACCTTGAAGAATGAGGTAGGAAAAAGAATGCCTCAAGTGGGAGAGGGTTGTGAAGATTTAGAGCCAGGCAACATGATGCATGGAATAGAAGCTACTCCAATAACCTGTTGTGCAGAGAACAATAAGTCTGAAGCATCTAGTGGGAGAGATAATGCCGGTCCATCCTCACAGCCTACAGTTAAGCCTCTAAGTTATTTTCACAGTCATGAAAGCATAAAAAATGACACAATGGAGAACAAAAATTGTTCCATCTTGGGCCTTAGCAAAGACAAAGAAGAAATGGTGTCAGATACATCTGCAACAAGACATAACACCAATAACACTGATAATGTGTATTCTAATCCTCTCTCTGAGAGAAAGGGAACAGATAACATCTTCAATAGAAGTGATGCTCTACGAAGTCTGTGGATAACTCGATTTTCTCCGAAACTTCCTGCCCCCTTGACTACTTCTGAGAGAGGTGGATCTCAAGTCCCATCAACTAATGTCTCAAAGCTTCCCAATTCCGACAAACATATTTCTTATTTAAACAACTGCAAGACTGAAGAGACAAGAGAACATTCTCCTGATAATGCAGAGGCTCGGACTGCTTTTGAGGAAGATAGTGATCATAAATCAAAGCACCAGTTCAtccctttttcatcttcttcaggATTCAGAAATTCAGAACCAATGGCTTCAATGTTTGCAAAGAGATTAGGTGCCATCAAACATATCATACCAACAAAAAGAACAGATAGTACCACACAGGTACATTTCTTTTGTCTGTTTTGTGGGACAAGAGGTCACCAACTTGCTGATTGCTCAGATATTGCTGAAAGTGATGTGGAAGATTTGCAGAAGAATGTAACTTCATATGGAGGATATTCACATAGAGGATTGGAAGAACCTCCTTGTTTGTGCTTTAAGTGTTTTCAGTCCAATCACTGGGCAATTTCATGTCCCACTTCAATTTCAAAAAGAAAACATGTACCGGAAGTTAAAGCCTTGGTCAATGATAGTTTTCCTACTGGCAAGCATGTTAGCTCCAGCAATGAGGGCAGCGCCAGACTCCGACCTGGTGGAGATGACCAAATCTTTTCCAGCCGTCCTATTGATGCTGAAACTGTTCACCAAGGAAAAAGAAGTTTCAACTTGAAGCGGAAATTGAATGAAATTGCCCCCTCCATGATTGGATTCTGTGCTTCACTCGAGAAATACTGTAGTTCAAGTACagaggaaaacaaattcaaaGAAAATCCTATCATCTCTCCACCCAGATTGTCAAAAAGGCAGATTTCAAACATACCAAAAGGAATCTCTGAGGCTGTTAGAAGCCTTCGATTGTCCCGCACTGACATCCTGAA GTGGATAAGCGGTGACCGGTCAATATCAAATCTTGATGGATTTTTCTTGCGGCTGCGGCTTGGGAAGTGGGAAGAAGGGCTAGGAGGAACTGGATACCACGTGGCATCTATAAACG AGGGCCATGAtcagagttctgagcagaatacAAGAAAGTCTCTCTCAGTGAATGTAGGAGGCATCAAGTGTATGGTTGAAAGTCAGTTCATATCCAATCATGATTTTCTTGAG GAAGAAATCATGGAATGGTGGTCCACCAAATCAGAAGCTGATACTGGGGTTCCATCTGAAGAAGATCTTATACAAAAGATTGAAAGAAAGAAACTGTTAGGCCTCTAG